CATCGTGTACCAGCACCCCTGTTTCTGGCGCAATCTGCAAAGTATCTACCAAATAATTCAAGGCATTGCGTACCGAATCTGAGCGTTCACGCCCACCGGGAGCGGTGTGCAACTGCTGGTACTGGTTAAGCGTGGTTGCCATGAGTTCTGCCCAAAACGGATCGCCCCTACTCACCGCCACCACAATCCCCGTAACCGCCGGATGGGTTAGAAAACAATCCAAGGTGTGTTCAATCACCGTTTTACCCAGCAGCGGCAGGTATTGTTTCGGTCGATCGGCTTGCATCCGCGCCCCGACTCCGGCAGCAGGAATAATTACCCATACCTTATTCGACATGCGGCGCAACCTTCACTTGTGGCACCGGCGCAGTGGCTTCTGGGTCGGACTTTAGAATCACCTGATAAAACGTTTCGCCTTCACGCACCATGCCCAATTCGCTGCGGGCATGTTCTTCCACCGCGTCGTCGTCTTTGGATAAACCCACCACGTCCATTTGTAGCTTGCGCTTGATTTCAGCTTGTTGATCATTCGCCGCGTTTTGCTGCTCAATTTTTTGTTCCAAACGTCCAATGTCGGGGTAACTCGCAGGCCCTGCCCACAAGCGTACAAACAGAACAAATGCCAATAAGCTGAGAATCCAAGATAAAATGCGTGTCATATTCATAAATGCAGTGTCAACAATCGTAAAAGCTATTCATCGCAAAAGGATAGCAGATGATACCGAATCGCTGACAAAAAACATCAACGCCCCCGTAAAAACTTTCCTTTGAATCCGCAAATCATACCATTCATCAGCAAATCAGCCGCGTTAAGATTTTACCTCCCCAGCTTTTGCCAATTATTAATTACTATAAAAATGCGTGGTGCGGAGCATTGCTGGCAGGAAGCGAAACGCTGCTCACACACCATCCAAACAGGTTGCTGCCTAGCAGCAACTTCTATTGCATAGTGACAAGGAGATTAGTCATGACATCTATTAATAGTGGGTATGGGGCAAACGATTACAGTAATAGCTTCAAAAATACCGGGGCGCAAGATCTTTCCAGTAGCAAATTGGATACCAAAACGACCGACAGTTTTAATAAAAATGCGCAGGGTTCTGGACAAGACGCACTGGAAGGCAAGGATTTTTCCAGTCTGTTCGCCATTCTTGAAAACCTGATCAAAAGCCTGAGCAGTGGTAGCACGGAAGGCAGCAAAGGCGATGATAGTAAAGGCGGCGATTCTGCCTGTGGTAAAAGTTCAGGCTGTGCGGGCAGTGGTGAGGCTGGCAACATTAGCGGCGGCAGCAAAAGCGATAAGGACGATGATTCTTCCGACGGTCGTGGTAAAGGCGGCTCAAGCAGCAGTCACGGTGGCAGCAAAGGTGAT
The sequence above is drawn from the Thiothrix subterranea genome and encodes:
- a CDS encoding FtsB family cell division protein → MTRILSWILSLLAFVLFVRLWAGPASYPDIGRLEQKIEQQNAANDQQAEIKRKLQMDVVGLSKDDDAVEEHARSELGMVREGETFYQVILKSDPEATAPVPQVKVAPHVE